DNA from Calditrichota bacterium:
CAGATCCGGCCTCTGAAATCGGTACAGGTAAAAAAGGTCCAGCGAATGGACCGATCCGGAAAAGGGTTGAAGCGGTCTGGCAAGCGCTGAGATTTTTCCCGGAGCCATAGGTTCAATGTGTTGAATATCTACTCCGGCCCCCATTTGATGAATCGACAGCAGGTTTTTGCCGAAAGAAAAGGGCAAAACGGCCTGTAACCGCAGCTCACGCTGACGATCCCAGAATTTCAGGCCCGGCTGCCCCAGGTAATTCCCCCGGTTTACATAATTTTGACCCATTGCAACGGAAAGGGTTGGCAGAAACCGTGTGGTGGCGTACATAAAATTCGCCGAAACACGCCCGTCACCGACCGTTAAAAAGCTCTGCAGGATCTGTTTGTCCAACGGATCCGCCAGCAGGTGGATAAAACCGCCTTCGTAACCGCGATCGTCCTTCTGAAGAGCCGGAAGCACAATCAGGGACTGTAAATGTCTGTACGCGTGATAGGGCTTCGGTGCCGACGCAGACACGGAATTTCGGGTAGCGGGAAAACGCTGAAAGGTTCGATTCTGCCACGTCCAGGGAATCTGAAGGGGTCCGTAATGGGGATGGACCCGCCTTTCTGCAGGCAGGGAAACGATCTGAATGGAGTCGCGCCTCTCGAAAACCGTCACAAAAATCCGTTTTCCATCGGGACTCCAATTGGGGTTAAACAACCCGCCAAATGCATTGGTAACAGGCTGGGAATCTGAGCCGTCCCGATTCATAACAAAGAGATTGGGCGTCCCGAACCGGTAATCGATGTAAGCCAGTTTCGTTCCGTCGGGTGACCATTCCGGCGACCGGGCATCATAACCGGAATTTTGCAGAACCCGAAGCGAATCACCGCCGGGCGAAATCGCAGCGACCACACGCCGTCCCGTAGAATCGACCAAAGAAAAGGCAATCTCCCGGCCGTCCGGTGCCCAGCGGGGCGAGAACACCTCCGTTTGAAGTGGAAAATGGGTCAGTTGCTTGGTACGGCCTGTTTTCAGATTGAGCATCATCAAATTTGCGCGCCCGGGAAAGTGCTTCACAAAAACAAGACTTTGTCCATCGGGCGAAAAATCCGGATCGGTGGCACGCTCGTTGTGTGTGAGCTGGATTTCACGGTTCCGGGTAAAATCAAACCCAAAAAGATCATTGGTTGTGGACAGACTTACCCCCGGATGCGCCCGGGAGTAAACCAGCCTGGTTCCGTCGGGTGACCAACTGGTCTGGGCGTGCACATCAGTCCCCCCGATGCGCCTCCAGGTGCGGCTTTTTTCCTCAAAGATTCTCAGTTCCGGCAGCCAGCCGTCGAAATGAGGAATGCCCACAACGGCAGCCCTTCTTCCATCCGGCGCCCATCGGATGCTGTACGCGCCCTGAAAAGGCGTCGGGAACGGCTTTGCCACATCGGACATAAATTCCCGGCCCTTTTTCCAGCGGAAGTAGTGCTGCGACAGAGAATCCAACCACACACGGTAAAGCTTTCGCTCGGTTAGTCCCGTTTTATGATAAAGATTCCAATCGAAACTGAGCGGAAATTCCCGGTGTGCGGCGATAAAATCCGGTAAAAATTGATCCCCCCAACGGCGGGAGGCGTACCGCACCAGGCTGTGCCCTTCCTCGTACACCAAACGGGAGTCAACCGGATCGGTTCCAACAAACCCCTGTAAGTCTTTGATTTGAAGAAGCTTTTGACTCCACCAACTCACCCGAAGCAGCAAATCCCGGTGCAGATCCCAGGTTTCCGCTTCATATTGCGCCAGTCCTTCTGTGAACCAGTCCGGTGTGGTACCGAGACCGATTAATTCCCACCACACGCCGCTAAAATTACGCAATCCCCAAAAATGGATTTCGTGCGTCAGCTCGTGCGCAATAACCCGCCGCAGCCACCGCAGCCGGCCGGTAGTGGTCTTGGGCATGGCAGGGGTCCAGATGTGAATCACGTGCCCCAGCGGATTGGAAAGCCCGTTGGAATAATCATCCGTATCCTGAAGTACCAGCACAATTTTCTTTTTCGGGATGATTTTCAGGGCGTGTGTGATCGAGAAAAAGGAGTTTTCCGCAATTTGTGCCGCCTCCCGGGAAACGTCCTTGAGTTCCTGGTGGTAGATAATCTTAAAGTGATCCGTTTCGAAAACCATCCAGTGCAGCTCCGGGTGATTGGCCCCCACCTCGATTTGGGCCTGTCCGGTGGATAGCAAAAGCAAAAACACCGGGAAACACAGAAGAAGCCGCCGCACGCTCAGACTTCCTCTACCATCGGGATGACACAGATAAATTTCAGCGGTACCTGGCCGGTGTTCTTAAACTGGTGCCATTCATTGGGAAGCACCAGAACGGCCTGCCCGGCCGAGATGGGGTGGGTTCCTTTTTCGCCCACCACCTCTCCTTCACCCTCTAAAATAAAAACCTCGTGCTCGTAATCGTGCTGATGATAAGGT
Protein-coding regions in this window:
- a CDS encoding cupin domain-containing protein, translating into MTIKTITDISVETYDSDTVKGVKKWVLLSEPDGAPNFRMRLFEVKPAGFTPYHQHDYEHEVFILEGEGEVVGEKGTHPISAGQAVLVLPNEWHQFKNTGQVPLKFICVIPMVEEV